Genomic window (Salvelinus fontinalis isolate EN_2023a chromosome 3, ASM2944872v1, whole genome shotgun sequence):
ACCACATCTACAGAGGTAGAGGTTATACTGTACTCTGCGCAATGCTGACAAACCTCATTCCAACCATATCTGAATTATATATACAGGTTCACACAGTGGATCTGTGTCTGGGCTGTGTTTCTGGAGCTTGCGTTGTTGAAGTGGGCCAATTGTGGGTGATTGCAGGGTTATACAAATGTCAGTTGTAGATGGTGTCCACATAGTCAGCAAACCATTCTGACTGTGCATGTTATGGAGTGCAGCGTATAGCCATTGATGGAATCAATCTGATCAGAGCTTTGAGCTATCAGTCTCACAGTAATAGCTTTAAGCACAAAAGATTACCTATGATCAGATAACCCGACCCCCAATCCAATAGATTAACCCTTAGGGAAAACAATCTGACCCTGCAACAGTTGTAAGGAGCAACTTATACCTTCTCCCAGTGTCAACAACTCCATCATGGAGAGGTGTGGCCTTCCAAACCAGGGGGTTTGTCATAGCAGAAACCATTATCTTTAAGAGAGGTAAGGGTTATGTCAAGATACTGTAGGTTTACGGTAAAGTTTGCTGATGGTGTAATAAACCTTTGACACGTTTACCAGAGGTATAGTGATTGTGGAGCAATAAGATGTGATCATGAAAAAGGCCATTTAGCAGATATACTTATCAAAAGCCATTGACATTCAATTGTATGTAGTGTTTGTGGCCCTTGCTCAGACCTTACGGGCCCCGCGAAACTGCGGTACACAACTGGGGTCAGCTGTTTGTTGACCTGCACCCGCCTGCAATTGCTATTAACCCATCTGCAACCGCCCGACTACATGTGACAACGTGAACATTTTGAGGCCTGCACCTGAACCTAACCCGCAAATATAGAAAATgcactgtaggctacagtcagagacggtGGAACGATTTCTTGACAGTTGATGCAGGATTTCcaacattttggtaggctatttgttagtcaacttgtctataattagatacatgcagcttctcttctgtcgttAGCCTACATGTTGCCCTAGAAATGCTCTAAAGCTTAAGCTTATGCACTAATGCCAGATAGCCTAAAAATAATGATAGAAAAACTTAAATGTAGCCTATAGAAATAAATTGCACAAGAATGATACATTTGTTAATTTTTGTATgtattgttttgtctttattcgACCCGCCCGCCCTTCATCCATACAATTTTTCATGACCTTAAACTCATCTGCCCTGGTTATGAGTCAAGCCGTGCATCACTAGCGtgcgtgtactgtgtgtgtcggtGTATCCTATGGAAAAAAATGCATTGATTTCCCCAAAAATGAATTAGTCGATGTCCGCGCCTGTCTGTTTAAGCtaaagcagggatgggcaactaaAGACCCGTGGGCTCACGGGCccctttttaatttattttacattttaaatttcacctttatttaaccaggtaggccagttgagaacaagttctcatttacaactgcgacctggccaagataaagcaaagcagtgcgtcacaaacaacaacagagagttacacatgggatgaacaaacgtacagtcaataacacaatagaaaaatctgtatacagtgtgtgcaaatgaaggaaggaggtaaggcaataaataggccaatagtggtgaaataattacaatttagcactctacactggagtgatatatgtgcagatgaggatgtgcaagtagaaatactggtgtgcaaaagagcagaaaaacaaaaacaaatatggggatgaggtaggtagttggttggatgggctatttacagatgagctgtgtacagatgcagcgatcggtaagctgctctgacagctgatgcataaagttagtgagggagatataagtctccaacttcagtgatttttgcaattcgttccagtcattagcagcagagaactggaaggaaaggtggccaaagggggtgttgactttggggatgaccagtgaaatacacctgctggagcgtgtgctacgggtgggtgttgctatggtgacgaGTGAGCTGACATAAGGTGGagttttacctagcaaagacttatagatgacctggagctagtgggtttggcgccgaatatgtagcgaggaccagccaacgagagcatacaggtcgcagtgttgggtagtatatggggctttggtgacaaaacggatggcactgtgatagactgcatccaatttgctgagtagagtgttggaggctattttgtaaatgacatcgccaaagtgaaggatcggtaggacagtcagttttacgagggtatgtttggcagcatgagtgaaggaggctttgtcgcgaaataggaagccgattctagatttaactttggattggagatgcttaatgtgagtccggaaggagagtttgcagtctagtcAGAAGGCCCTCTGATCAATAAAAAATAGTAACAATCAGTcgtggtctcaacttactgttgcgaGTAGTAGAATACgtaaggtgcaatttcgaaatttggttcTCCATCAACAGTTTTTCTCTTATGTCAGTCTCtgatagtcactcaattagcccatgtcagctaacatgttTTAGATTGATAAATAGTCTAGTGGCCAGCTATCTCTATTTGTAGTAATCAAGGTACAATTCGAGCccggggggcccccattgattttgtttgtcagtctcactcagatatcatatattAAAAACTTCAAatatttctctccaccctatggcaaaatgtgtagaattgcaggaaattagctgtaaaagtGCTAattctcctctccaccccatggcaaaatgtgtaggatTGAAGCAAAATTAACTCTAAAACGCATAAATGTTCTCTCCACATAAATGTTCTAAAGATAGCCAGTTACATTTTTTATGGAGGTATATATGGAAGTAGTTAGGTGTCCcaaaaaatatgtaaatcatttcctgatctttcttttaGTCTCTAGGGGTTTAATGAGTGACTATTGAAAGGCCATggtcactgtctctctgtacacacacacatagagagagagagagagagagagagagagagtggcaatTAAAGCTACAACCCCACCCTCGCTATATTTTTCCTGGCAGGAGACAGAAGGCTTCCAGTAAGTTACGTGCTGGAGTCACATTCTGGCAGCCCGCCAAATTCACCTGTTAGACAGGTATGTTGATCTAGCGGGGAGGTGCAGATACCCTTTGTCACCTCACtaaggtgcgtgtgtgtgtgtgtgtgtgcgtgtgtgtgtgtgtgcgtgcgtgcgtgtgtgtgtgcgtgcgtgcgtgtgtgtgtgtgtgtgtgtgagagagtgtgaagaGGGAATGAGCTTTGAAATCCCTATAGTGTTTGTTAAAGGTGAAAAGCCTTTTAGTCTTGTGTTCTGCACTTGGAAAACCACAGCGCTTTGATTTATGCATGTTTTCAACGGTGCTTTCAACACGTTACACATTACCACCcgcactgggcacagacatcaattcaacgtctattccactttggttcaacgtcatttcattgaaaggacgtggaaacaacgttgattcaaccagtgtgtgctcgGTGGTCAATCACAAGATGATTTTGTTGCTCTCATTAATCCTGGATGTTtcagtgttttattgttttggtaATGGATGCGAATTCTTCCAGGCCTAAATGAGGCACTATCTTGATTTGTACAAGAACCTATGACCCAGCTCACCCAATGAAGAGTctggcatggaatggaatgcTCAGAAACTCCCTGCCAGAGTGTGGAGGTGTGTCTtccttaagtgtgtgtgtgtgtacatgaacatgcatgcatgcgtgcgtttgtgtgtgtgtgggagtgagcATCAGACTGAGGTGTAAACCATGTCGCAGCAGTAAACCCCAACTCAACCTCAACTCTCTCCTGGCAACAGTGGAACCCTTGTAAAAAGTAACACATCTATAGTCTGTTCTCTGAAACGTCACACAACACATACACGCATAGATGGGCTCAAATGGGCCCAAACACACTCTCATCCACATGCATCACGTGTCCTTAAACATGCGCCATTCAATGAAAAGTGTGCCTTTGAACTTTGATACTTTGaactttgatattttaagtagaaattgtgcaccaatattgcattttaaaagtTGGCACCGGAATTAAAACAtgtcttacctttttgtagttaataaatccaatgtgaaaagtgataactatagtatccttaactagcattaaAAAAGCTAATTCATTCTTCTCTAATTTAAAATCTCCCCCTTGTTTCTGAATCAAACTTGTAACGTCTGTAGGCTACGGTAGCCTATGTTTCACAGGGGCAGGTAGCTTGCACACGCAGGTAGCCTATACATTTTCAGCTGGCAGGCTGACACTAGAAtatgtttctgagtgacagagtgagggctttgcatagagcttttttgttgttgcgttTTTTGTGGAATTATGAAAAAAATCCAGGAACGTAAAAGAAggttattaaccggttcccatgcaTTTAAAATAACGATTATGTTCCAGAACAGAATACATCACTTTCGTTCCCGGTTCTGATtctgttcattgaaaatttttaTTTTCCAGTTCTGtaccctgaaccggttccaatcTCTGATGGATACttcaataaatcagatttttttaATATGAAAAAGTGGCAAAATCAtgtattttgacatgtccctccatGCACCCTCTATGGCTTctggaagattttaacccacttaaccccaaaatgtaaaaaaaaaaaaaaactcagttaattaagaacaaattcttatttacaatgatagcctaggaacagttggttaactgccttgttcaggggcagaacaatagatttgttttaccttgtcagcttggggattcaatctatCACCCTTTTGGTTcatagcccaatgctctaaccactaggctacctgccaacccaCATTATTGTGAAGCCTTAGTTATTTTATTGCTTTGACCAAGTCATTCATTATTTactgtgattagtgattcatttacatcAGTCCCACATTTAAGGTCAACCTTCTTAGGTGAACTGAACTCTTAATTTAATGTGGTGAAATTATTCCTTTTTACgtcctttttattttttttcaaaagaaacattgaacatctaatagtcaaatcatagtggaAAACGGGTGAGCTGGCTCTACTCTTTTTgcgattttctggtgttttgtggtggaaaactgagtgggtCGAGGATATCACGTCAGGCTACAAATGTTTCACTACTGAATGTTTTTGTGAACCTTGCATCTGattgccactccctgttgcacacaacaagcttccatttcccctgtcacaTCGGGATTCGTGGCTGATTTATGATGAAGTCATCAaacctgttacggtcaaccctgttactttatttggcacttttttatttaacctcttgagatgggagaacatgtttttatgaagttgaacctgtgctctttatgacagaatgtgaAAATGAGGTGAAATCCAACGTTTTTTTGGACCAAGTTATACTTCTCAAAGGCACAGAATTGGTGGAACGGCCCTGCCATAAGACAGACAGTCTGTCACGGTTGCATGGCGTTTctaacaacatgacaacaagagCTGCAAGTTCCATTCAGCTCCATTTAGTTCCATTTAACACAACGCGGTTATAACGCGgtagaaatgtaaaggtcatttcctaTGGAatccgacatatgcagcgtttaccgtgaaagTAGCCTCCGCTAAcacaggaacattgcctttaaatttcaatcacgctgtagcGCTGAATCTCCGCCATATGTACTGAATAGAGCCCTTAAACCAACACACTCCAGTCAAGCTATCTCCAATCAATCCAGaatgctgtgtgtttgtgggtgtgtgtgtgtatatatacatacatgcatactgtacactgtatgtgtTTGTAAGGAGCAGCCATCAGTTATGGTCCGTAGGCTGGGAATTGTCCCATCTGCCACACTACTCTACAATATGTCCTCTCAGTAAATACATTTGAATTGAGCCTGTACATGTACTGATGGATCATGTTTGAACAGCAAGCTTACTGTTGTCCTGTAGCAAATCCGAAGGGTAGTTGATGTTAAAAAGCAAACACTGACAATCAGTCATTACTGTCGCCAGGGTGATGGTAGCTCTAGGAGGAGTAGAAGCTTACTCCTGCGCCAACCAGAAACAATTGCAACTGAGAGACAGGTGCAAAGCACTGCTTCATGTGAAGTAGAAACTTGACATGGATCTGAAAACGGCAGTCGATTACATTTTGATTACACACCCAGGATGACCTCTGTGCTAAATGTCTTGTTCTGTAAGTAAATAGGCCTTGACTGAGCCAGAACGGCACAACTGTGTTTGTTGTCTTGTCTGACGATGGATGGCAGGAGTCAGACTGCCAACTGACTCGTCCTCCAGATGAGATGTTATACTGAGGTTAAACAGGTGGTTGAGACGTGGAAAAGACATGTCAAGGGAGAGAATATAActttaatatatttgaatttaccTGATGCTATTACACCATTTGAATTAGGAGTGCTTTTAATTGAAGTTTATGTTCAGTTGCGGTActatgtgattttctttcaaacatAATAGTCAATTTTGTACCAAATACACAAGGACACTTACATTATTTAAAACAGTTTATTTCCGTAAAAAGGCTCTTAACTGTACAAAAtaagacaatgtgctgtacaTACATGCGTGTGAAAATATCACAAACGATACAATCTGAGATTGAATTCTCATACTCGTGTCATTGAGCGATCTAGAAGGGAACAGACCAGCGGAATAACAGAACTAATAATCCTAAAGAGCAGGAGTTGAGTCGCTGAATTGTTTTAATCTGATGTAGGTCTCGTCTGGTGAGATGGAAAAATATTCATATGGCTATAAAGGACACATACTTCATAGACAACATTCACAGTGACGTACACAACGTCGTATCACCAATAGTTTAGAATGAGTGGCCCTTCATTttgttccctctccctcttctctatcTTTTGTTTGTCCTCCATtttgtctcctccctccttcatATCAGGTTTACAATTTAACACAAGACCTTATATACCCATAACTCCCAGAAGAGTAAAACACAACATGAGGCTCTTCTAACCATTGGCTCAATTTAGAAGTCAAAAGTTTTGCAACTAGCCGTCTTCCAAATAGACATATAAAAATGATAGGCTGCACAGGGATAGACTGTCACTTGTTAAATATGAATAGAAACaaaaaacaatacaaacagaTTCATATAATAGCCAGTGCTTACATTGCCAGAGTAAAAATCATAATGCccaggtggttgtcatagtgacacaCACGGTGAGTTATTCCCGCACAATGTAAGGCGCTTACCTAAAAGCCTTTATTGTtatatttagcagacgcttttatccaaagcgacttacagtcatgcatgcatacatttcaCATAGGGGTGAtcccgggaattgaacccacgttcctggcattgcaagcaccattctctaccaactgagatatcCAGGACCATACAGACATACAGGACCACTATTATCTATCCCAGAGAGAATATAACTGAAAACAAATAAACAGACACACCATCCTACCTACCACTGGTAGGCCCAGAGCGATGTCCACAACAATGCCtgattcaaaataaaaaaatacacataATTACTGTACAATAACTATATCGGTTCATAAAACCTACTGGAGCCAAAAACACTGGCTTAAATTTTCTGCAACACCTCCCCTGGAAGAAGAGAAGTAAGTGTCTTTATATTCTTTCAGGTACAGTAGAGCTGTCATCCAGAGACTGGGCCATCCTATCTACAATAGGACCCAGGGGAACTGGTCTGTCCAGTTTATACCCCCGCCACTCTTGGCCATTGGtctctacctgtcctgtctccTGCCTTGTATCTCACATGCCATGCAGCTCGGTCTCTTCCACCTTCCAGCCGGTGGAATTCTTCCCAAACTTATAGACCAGCCGTCTACCGTCCACTCTATCCAGGATCTCTCTCTTATAGTAGTATctataggagggagggaggcaagagAGCCACAGGTTATTCTTATGACCAGGCAATGGTTTATCATTGTCGACACAAAAACAAATCTAACTTCATCCTCAACTGGTTAGCTCTGTTTAGCTTGGTTGCTAGGATTTGGGTTTCCATGGCTAGTTGCCATGATGGTGCTACTATATCACCATGGTTTCCTACCTCATGGCGCGGCTGAGTTTCTCATAGGTCATGCTgctgttcttcttcttctgccCCCACAGCTGGGCCACAGCCTCAGACTTGAGGAACTTGAAGACACCCTCACGGCGGTCCTCCCACTTCATCAGAGCCTGGTTCTGGTTCTGCTCTGGGTGGATCAGGATATCCCTAATGAACTCCCACAGGTGGGTCCCACGGGGCGCtatagggggagaagggagagctAGCGTTAGGTGTGTGTAAGACagcgcaggtgtgtgtgtgtgcttaagcAAGCAAGGGGGAGGTAGAGCAGgtgtgcttgtgtttgtgtgtgtgtgtgtgtgtgtgtgtgcgcatgcgtgggtgtgtttgtgtgtgtgtccgtgcgagTGTGCATGTGTGGTTATTGGTCTATGACCGAAAAGCACCTGTGATGTTTTGACTGTGGCTGTTTTCAGTAccagatgcaaaaatgtatgcAAATCATGTGACTGATAAAACCGTGCTTCTACAGAGCACCATTGAAAACAGTTGttgacatttgtgtgtgtgtgtgtgtgtgtgtgtgtgtgtgtgtgtgtgtgtgtgtgtgtgtgtgtgtgttagaatgaGAAGAGCCACTCACCATGTTTGCTCTTTGTGGAGGCCTGGTAGAAGTGTTTGGGGTCTCGGCTGAGTTTGGGAGgtcttcctctgcctctcttctTCATCTCTCCCCTTTCTGTCTTTATGTGCACTTCTGTCAAACACAACGGTTCCGGAGTTCAGAACACCAGACCGACTTTCAAAGAGACATGCACTTTCAAGGCTCACCCGTCTGAACATCAAGAATGTGAGGTCCACTTATGAAAAGGTGCACTCACTTGCAATTTGAGGGTAGGAGAACTCTGGGTCAGACTCACTGCTCCTGGATTCTGGAGAGCTGGGGTTCTGGAAGCTCAGCATTCCACctgggggcagggagagaggaaggaaaacacTTTCAACATGGCCGCTACTTCGTCCTGCCTTGATCGATACAGGCCAAACCAATCACACACTGATCGAAGTGATGTGAGAACATTTGGGGGAAGGGAGATGAGAGGAATGATGatgaaggagaagaagaggaaagaGGGACACCACTCACCTGATGAGGAGCTGTGCATGCTGTCGGACTCGTATCCGTTATCGCTAAGCGGCTTCATGTTCTCAAAGTTCTTGAAGATGTGTGAGAAGTCAGTGTAGCTGGTGTCTCTCACAACTGTAACAGTAACGTCACAATGTCAGCAAATGTGTCCTTTTTAACACCTGAGGCTTTGGCGTGGTAGTAGGAAGTGGGAAGAAAAGACCAGAGGAGGTGTTTACCTTCGTTCACTTCTACTGTGCTGAGCAGAGGGAAGTCTGGGAACTCCTCCAGGAAGTTGTCCAGAAGCTTACAGGTCTCATTCAGATCTGGAACCGAAATGACAGACACATAAATACGTTTAATGACTGAATCATTACTATATTGACAAATCAATTGTCTAaattaaattactaaaatgtctgTGTCTGTTCCTGGAGCCAAATCTAAGATTCCCCCTTTTAGGATCATCAATAAAGTTGATTCATTTCACTTCCATCAGATCCTTACCGTATTTGGCCTTGAGTTCCACCAGGCTCTGGTAGAGCTGAGTCCCGAGGGACATTCCAAACATGTTTAACAGCTGATCTCTGGTCAGTTGGCAAAGTGTAGGTCCATCCATGGAGCAGTAGGACATGCTCAGTGTGCTGGCATCAAACTTACTGCGCTCCACGTGAAAACTGATCCACTCCAAAACGTTCTGCTTGCTCCAGTACTGAGGGTTCAGGTCATACCACTGAGCTAGAGGAGGACACCGAGGTGGAGGGGGGAGTCAGATTTGTgcaccgtgtgtgtgtctgtgtatgtttttctgtgttcatgtgtgtgagaCATTCTGTCATTGTAAAATCACCATCCCTCTTTTGAGATTAAACAATCTTTTTTTATATAGCTTTTTCTTTTGTTGttacatgtacattttacatacatggcactttatttttttaaactatagTTACATAGCAAGAATAAAGTAATTTGATATAGATTGAATCTGGATAGATAGTAATTACACACTATGTTTTCAGTCATAACTATTATAGAACATTTAAAATATAAAACCTTTGTCAATCTAACCACCCACAAGATGATAACTAACTCACGTTTTCCAAATAAATGACAACCCACCAAGAACCCAGATCCTGATCTGGACCTGTGAAAATCTGATTTTGTGATTTCGCCAAGTCAGAATGTCTGGCTCTAGTTTATCTCTGCTGCCTAGTTTATTATCTCTGCTCTGCTGACGCTCTGTCCAGTCACCACTTATCACTAGCTATAGGCTATGGCAAATAAAATAAAGCTTGAGATGTCTGGAAGATGAAAAGACCGCACTCCTCTATTAAATACAAGTTAAACATTGTCCCGGGTTAATGATTTAACAGCCTTCTAAATGAGGTCATTGCAAAGTTCAGCcaatcccctgtctgtctgacagttTCGCTTAAGGATACGCAGTATGTTTAATGTGTGCTTCGACTGAGTGTCTGCCAACAAGCTCAGCCAATAGCTCTATCCAGGGTGAGACAATGGGAAATATCCACGGACTTCACCAGCCGACACAACGACTAAAACCAAACAACCGCCAAAACTCATGACTGAATAAAGATCCTCTAAGAAAACATTACACACATCCATACTGTGGTTTCCCAGGTGATCAACACACAATGACATATCAGGGACTAAAGTATCCCACATGCTGATAACGAAGCAGAGAAAGTTACACATCCTCCTCTTCTGTCATTATTCAGTTTGTGTCTATATAGTTTCTTCCTTCAATAGACATCGTAGTTACATCATCTTCTGGGTGCTCTCAGTTATTATGATGAGGCTTTGTTATAAGACAGGTCCAGGTGACCGCAGATGAAAATGAGTTGTTAGCTAAATCTGGTGAaatgcttcttttttttttatacattgtcCATgtcaaaaacaaacacacaaaaaaaagtatTAATTACTGTTCTCACCCAGTATATTGGCACTGCATGAGGAAAGGTCTGAGAGGTGCAGCAGGTCTCCTACGGCGGGCAGAGACACAGTGGTGAGGCTGGGCTGCAGCGGCTCTGGGCTCCCAGTCTGGTACATGGTCATGTTAGCGTTGGTCAGGATCATACACAGCTCACTGGCAGACGACATGGGCTATCTACAACCAGGAGACAGTCCAGTTAGTATGACATTAGAATGCTGTTTATGGACATAGATTCATAAACAAATATGTACATGTCTTCTCTAACTAGGAGACAATTGAGTGAGCCATTCGGTGCGTATACAAGGATGATCAACATTTGGATATTGATGTGTTAGTGGAACATGCCTTATTATATTCATTGATTTGAAGTGGGTCACTGTGGTTGTACTTTGCATGTATGCGAAATATTTGTCTGTGTATGAATACACACCAGTTTTTGTTTCCTTTCCTCCGCTGTGCATGAATATACGCAAAACATATGCTGCCAAGATGCTTGTGACCCCCGACCAAAACACCCACCCCATTACTCCCCAAAGAGCACCTCCATCTCCACACGTACCTGATTCTGAGGCGACCCGACAGGTAGCGATGAACAGGTAGCGATGATAATACTCCACAGTTTGATTTAGAGTCCGGTGTTTGTGATTCACTCCGAGAGCTTGTCAGTACACGGTTAATCTTAAGTctatttcttctctctctctctctccctttagcTCTCTCTCTATAGAGTAAAATATGTACCTGTTGCTAGATTTACCTGTGTTTGGCTTTATAGCCAAGTAAGACAGGTGGGAGGGGCCAGGTCAGGGTAAACTGGGGGGGAATTCCATGGTACCATTAAGCCATGGCATG
Coding sequences:
- the elf3 gene encoding ETS-related transcription factor Elf-3; its protein translation is MSSASELCMILTNANMTMYQTGSPEPLQPSLTTVSLPAVGDLLHLSDLSSCSANILAQWYDLNPQYWSKQNVLEWISFHVERSKFDASTLSMSYCSMDGPTLCQLTRDQLLNMFGMSLGTQLYQSLVELKAKYDLNETCKLLDNFLEEFPDFPLLSTVEVNEVVRDTSYTDFSHIFKNFENMKPLSDNGYESDSMHSSSSGGMLSFQNPSSPESRSSESDPEFSYPQIAKVHIKTERGEMKKRGRGRPPKLSRDPKHFYQASTKSKHAPRGTHLWEFIRDILIHPEQNQNQALMKWEDRREGVFKFLKSEAVAQLWGQKKKNSSMTYEKLSRAMRYYYKREILDRVDGRRLVYKFGKNSTGWKVEETELHGM